In Osmerus eperlanus chromosome 4, fOsmEpe2.1, whole genome shotgun sequence, the sequence GTCACAggatgtggggtggggtgtgtgtgtgtgtgtgggggggggggggggtgcaacaaCAGTAAATGAAACCTTGCAAAGTGTTTATTCTATAtcaattatttttttctttttacaatgttttgggataataATAGTTTTGCAGAAAACATGTTTGCTATGATGCAACATAGGTGAGGAATGTTGATTTACCCAGATgaagatgagacagagagagagtttgacCAGGTACACCACTAAGAACCCTGTGACACTCCAGAGGAAGGATACCTCCCCCACATGCGGGGGGGGCCAGTGCGGGCTTGAACTGTTGATGTTGCCTTTGaatgtcactgttgtagtcaaaTAAACTGGAGTCACGCAATCTGTGAACAAATCACAAGTTAAGAAAGTTACAGTATGTGTTTGATTCTACACGTATCTAAACGATGATTAATTTGGCTGAATACAAGTTTAACGTCGGTACTAAGACTTACATTTATGTTTTTGTGGACTTTTGTGGATGCTTTTGGAATGCTAATGTATTTTGTGATGAAGTGGATGTACACAAGGACCTCATTCGGGActtatttttttatgttgactAGGCTCATTCAACACTCACATTACCCACTCACTTTCCCAACTTTTAACTTCAACCAAGTTCAAATCAGAATATTTAACAGCAGTGGTACCTGATACAGTCAGTTGGATATCTGACTGTCTGTTTTGATCTCCTATGTTTACCCTGATTAAACACTGGTAGATTCCTCCATCTTCAGGCCTGACTGAGGGAAGGGCCAGACTGTCATTTGCTCCAAAGGTAACAGTGCGGTTGTACTTGAACTTTGTTGTTTTATTATCACTTTTCCGTATTATGCCAGTCCGGTTATTGAGCTGCACAATGAGGAAACAAACACAATAAAGACAAATACTAATCAATAAGTTCATATGGATATGACAGTAATAAACAATCGATATTCAATTCAACATAGCATATCTGATCTGGCTTGTAAAATAGTGTACCTTATACCATGTGACGGAGCGGTAATTCCTATTCCCCTGAACAGCCATGCACTGTAGAGAAACATGGTCATTGCAGTCTGCATGTTTTTTTCTCAGACTCTGGGATAAGGCTACACTGCTCAACAGCACCTGAGACAAACAAGCAAAAGTTAGGCCTACAGTACCTTCCAAGGCAGTTCCTGAATTGTCAACCAGCGACCATTTTTATAGAAAAATGTTTCGGTTTGGTAAAGCTGACACAAGTTAACCATATAAAACCAAATAGTAAATGTTAGTAATGTGAGTATGTCATTCACCAGACATCAAGTCATGCCTCAGATTACATTGTGAAAATTGAATGACAGATACGTTTCAAGAAATCAGGAGTTTCCCACTTACACAGAAAAACAGCATGGTGACATCAAGATGAAATAATGAATGGTTCTGCATTTGAATTAAGTGTAGTGAAGGGTTGTCACCCTGTAAGTTTCAATTCCTGGTGAATGTGTTACCTGCCTTTTCATTTAATACAGTCTGCCATCTTGTGGCTGTTATTGGTACAATACCTGCATGTTATGTAGGCTGCCCAGCATTACATTATATTATTTTTCAAACTGACAGAGCAAAAATATAAAACACTATATACAGCATCCATACAGTATATAAAGTACCCCTCATTCCATCAGTCGTCATGATACAGTCACTTCAAACACACAAGGGTTATGTCTCATCCTGTTGTTTTTCTTACATGAGACCTCCCCATTGTCTTTCTTGAACCATATTATTTGTATGTTTCGCTCCTGTTGACAAAGGAGGTAGATATGTGGTTATTAATAGAAGACTGACTTTATGGAAAAAGGAAGAGATGAGGTCTTCAGATTCCACCATCTGGATTAAACAATGCTTCCTTCAGGAGGTGCTGACACAATGAGCAAAAAGGAGACACAGTTGAGCAAGCTTGCTGTAACATAAATGGTCATTGTACCaatatctgtctctttcttttatAATGTGGGTCTTTACAGCTGTGCATGTTTACACATTTCAAAAGGGGCAATTATCCTGGGTATGAATTAAAGTTGGAAATTTAAGGTAcagtttttccttttatttccctGGTGGCAAGAAAAATTGAGCCTTGAaacaaatatgttctcaatTATTTTTGTGCTGATTCTGTGAAGAGTTTCAAAATAATCATTCACTAGTTAGGCCACTCTGTTGTCCAGGTGTTGAGATTTCATGGTCAGTAAAGCACATCTTATTCAATATCTATGGAATGTGCAACTGATGCAAAGAGTGTGGCCGATGTAAAGTAAAACATGAAAAATATAAATTATGTTTGAGAAAACATTTCTTGAAAGTGTGAAATCACTATTAGTATTGAAAAATAGTAGCAGAAGTACTGTAAAAAATCTCCAATATCCTTAAAGACTTGGCTGAGTTTgttgttttaagtgtgtgtgttgaatttgATCATCATGTGTGTACTAAAATGCATAGTTGCATATTACATTAGATCCCAGAGGTTATTAGCGTATCCAGCTGCATGTTTCTGTCAACGAGGTTGTTCCTTGCACACTCCATAGCCTCTGATTGAGGATATCCTCTCAGTGTTTGCTCTGGTGCTGAAATGTAATGCCCCAATGGTTCCTGTAGTTCTACCACTGGCCCTGTGCAGCTGGGAGACTTTCCCATgaagtacacacagacacatatacatacacgcatgcatgcatatgtgcacatgcacacacacacccacacaatgtaCTTTTATGTGTCATGGTGGAACAGATTTTAGTTAATGATTGAGAACTCTACACACATATACGCTATTACCTATAGGCTCGCTATTTGACAGTCCCCTGCTATTGAGGATGAACACATTTACTAAGTCACTCCTATATTGAGAACGCAAAAGCTTACATTCACAGATCTGTTTTGCATTGTTCAACTGTTTTACAAGGAAGTAAACTCCTTGAGTCACTTTTGCGCCTTTTTCTTACCTCTTCTTCTTACTACGGAGTAGCTACTGAATCCTGAGGGGTGGATCCTCAGTGTACCAGAGTGGATGAAAGGTTGTCTGTATTGTTCTGCAATTACTTCTCTGGGAATTCCTTTACCTCCAGCccactaaccccaacccctctttGATTCTCTTATAATTCTTCCTCAAGCCCCTGCCAAACTCAGTGGCACATGAAAACAATGGttcttgtgtgcatgtgcctggGAGGATTCTGTAGACATGACCTAGAGCAGGAGGACCTTCTCCCCTCAGAGCCTCCTCGGCTCCCTCCTCCTTGTCTTCTTCTGGAAAATCAGTCGTAAAAGATCGGAAGTGGGGTATCAACCTTTAAAACATAGGAGCCACAACATATGTCCGACAGCCATTAATATCTCTGACATGCAGGTTAAGCAAGGGGCCATCTCCTCTGTCAATGGGTGTTTGAGTTATGGAGAAATAGTGTTTGTTTGGAGCTGAGGGCCTAGAGAGGATGTTATTAAAATATTACCCTTGCAAACCGCTTTTTCCAAACAGAGCTCTTTATCAAGGCTCTTGGGGCTGCAAATGTCTGGACGTACGGAAAGCACACGCCTGGGAATTAACGTTCTGCTCCCACATGACGCAGAAAAAACATTTCACTTCCTTCCCCtttctggataaaccactttaatgtttttcattttaaggGAGGTGGGTCAGGGAAGTAGGAAAATGTTCGGATTATGATTTATTTAACATTCAAGTACTCTGTATCCACCTGTTCTTTCTTGTATTTAGAAAGATAGTGCCTGATTCCATAACATTTCCCTAATAAGATTGCCTTGTGAGCAGTACCAACTTTTTACTGGCGACATGTCAGTAAATTCTCAATTCGCTTTTTATTAATCACATACCACTCTTCGTGACCAAATAAAACATCTTATGGAAACCTTAAGATGTGCAGATTTTTTATTGCTTATAAAGATGCTTATTGACAAACTTTTTAAGGATCTTCCACAGTTTGGTATTTTAAAGAAACTTACTTTAAGTAATGGTGATGAATAAATGacataaaaaacaaaaataattatatatatttatttctccTCTCACAAAAGTAGAACCCATATGTAGGACATTCATCTCAGGTGTCAGACTGAGAGGGATGGAAGTGCTGTCTAGCTCCATTTCACCCCTGCTGAAAGTCTTCCTGCAGGAGTTCTTTTTGGGCTGTAGGGAGATGCAAGCTTCCGAGAGAGAAAAAATCACAGAAAAACAACGCATAAACCTCTTTAGTGTTGTCTCCAAGGTGGATCCAACGTTGTCTGCCAGACAAATTAAACCAACCCACTGTGGCTTTTCCTACGATCCTCTTACTAGTCATCATCCATTTGTCCCTGTCATTTTTAAATATCATTCTCTATTTGTTGTGTTTAAAGCAGACCTTTTTTCGTTTACTCACCCATTAAGTACCACAGAGAGCTGTACATCTGGGTCCCAGCGCCGGATGATGTCAAGGCAGGTGTTGACCCAGAGCGTGCCGCACAGAGAGTACCTCAGAGAGGTCGACTGTGCATGTTTTTCCTTCCTGTGCCTCTGTGACATCTTCCTGCTT encodes:
- the LOC134018253 gene encoding uncharacterized protein LOC134018253; the protein is MLFFCVLLSSVALSQSLRKKHADCNDHVSLQCMAVQGNRNYRSVTWYKLNNRTGIIRKSDNKTTKFKYNRTVTFGANDSLALPSVRPEDGGIYQCLIRVNIGDQNRQSDIQLTVSDCVTPVYLTTTVTFKGNINSSSPHWPPPHVGEVSFLWSVTGFLVVYLVKLSLCLIFIWVSKAIKRKLLKQKQQRWQR